Proteins encoded in a region of the Streptomyces akebiae genome:
- a CDS encoding TMEM165/GDT1 family protein produces MISFSVTVLVFGVVFLAELPDKTALAGLVLGTRYRASYVFAGVAAAFAVHVTLAVAAGSVLTLLPQQIVHALTGVLFLGGAAVLLMKKDEGEEEIRRPEDQSFWKVSGAGFMLILVAEFGDLTQIMTANLAARYDDPLSVGLGAVLALWAVAGLGIVGGKALMKRVPLVLITRIAAVLMLGLGVWSLWEAVAG; encoded by the coding sequence TTGATCAGCTTCAGTGTCACGGTGCTCGTCTTCGGCGTCGTCTTTCTCGCCGAACTCCCCGACAAGACCGCCCTCGCCGGTCTCGTCCTCGGCACGCGCTACCGCGCCTCGTACGTCTTCGCCGGAGTCGCCGCCGCCTTCGCCGTGCACGTCACGCTCGCGGTGGCCGCGGGCAGCGTCCTCACGCTGCTGCCGCAGCAGATCGTGCACGCGCTCACCGGCGTGCTGTTCCTGGGCGGCGCGGCGGTGCTCCTGATGAAGAAGGACGAGGGTGAGGAGGAGATCCGTAGGCCCGAGGACCAGAGCTTCTGGAAGGTCTCGGGCGCCGGATTCATGCTCATCCTGGTCGCCGAGTTCGGTGACCTCACCCAGATCATGACGGCGAATCTCGCGGCCCGGTACGACGACCCTCTCTCCGTCGGGCTCGGGGCGGTCCTCGCCCTGTGGGCCGTGGCGGGGCTCGGCATCGTCGGCGGCAAGGCCCTGATGAAGCGGGTTCCGCTGGTGCTGATCACGCGGATCGCCGCCGTGCTGATGCTGGGACTCGGTGTGTGGAGCCTGTGGGAGGCCGTGGCGGGATGA
- a CDS encoding peptidoglycan-binding domain-containing protein: MSEPTSHICPECFTPRASDGTPSCACGRRASEALLETRTAEAAAAEDFDPLRIRPYVELGDEYEVPPGAPQHSETPESPRARGALDPGPDRTPTIALPMTAMPMTTAPMTTAPTATPATAPDASAERRPLLSGPATSAAPATPFTTPSSATAAPSAGRPRGRRRRRTGLMVALAGTAAAGVMAAAGFASGLFSYEAPERDRALPDDLRASVPDTSPDGEASPVEPSGEGGGGGGAPAPAPSSGGAGSPSPTKNPSPSPSPSEPSGSPSPSVSPTPEQSAPSAGASTGSSAAGANDADDSRLVVPKTLRVGDDDPEVTELQLRLRQLGIYTGDIDQNFDEQVEQAVLVYQNTRGITKDKEEPGVYGLVTRQSLESETKEP, from the coding sequence GTGAGTGAACCGACCAGTCACATATGCCCGGAGTGCTTCACACCCCGGGCCTCGGACGGCACGCCGTCCTGCGCGTGCGGCCGCCGCGCGTCCGAGGCCCTGCTCGAGACCCGTACGGCCGAGGCGGCGGCCGCGGAGGACTTCGACCCCCTTCGGATACGCCCTTACGTGGAACTGGGCGACGAGTACGAGGTCCCCCCGGGCGCCCCGCAGCACTCCGAGACCCCCGAATCACCCAGAGCCCGCGGAGCCCTTGATCCTGGCCCCGACCGGACGCCGACGATCGCGCTGCCGATGACCGCGATGCCGATGACCACGGCACCGATGACCACGGCGCCGACGGCGACGCCCGCGACCGCGCCGGACGCGTCAGCCGAACGGCGGCCCCTCCTGTCCGGCCCCGCGACCTCGGCGGCGCCCGCGACCCCCTTCACCACCCCCTCCTCCGCCACCGCCGCACCCTCGGCAGGGCGCCCCCGGGGCCGGCGCCGCCGGCGTACGGGGCTGATGGTCGCCCTCGCCGGGACGGCCGCCGCCGGAGTGATGGCGGCGGCCGGGTTCGCGAGCGGACTGTTCTCGTACGAGGCCCCCGAGCGGGACCGCGCGCTGCCGGACGACCTACGTGCGAGCGTGCCGGACACATCGCCCGACGGGGAGGCGTCGCCGGTGGAGCCGTCCGGGGAGGGCGGCGGTGGGGGCGGGGCACCCGCACCCGCGCCGTCGAGCGGCGGCGCGGGGTCGCCGAGCCCCACGAAGAACCCGTCTCCCTCTCCGTCACCCTCGGAGCCGTCGGGCTCACCGTCGCCGTCCGTGTCGCCGACCCCCGAGCAGAGCGCGCCGAGCGCGGGCGCCTCCACCGGCTCCTCGGCCGCCGGCGCGAACGATGCGGACGACAGCCGACTGGTGGTCCCCAAGACGCTCCGCGTCGGCGACGACGACCCCGAGGTCACCGAACTCCAGCTCCGGCTGCGCCAGTTGGGCATCTACACCGGTGACATCGACCAGAACTTCGACGAGCAGGTCGAACAGGCCGTCCTCGTCTACCAGAACACCCGCGGCATCACGAAGGACAAGGAGGAGCCGGGCGTCTACGGCCTGGTGACCCGGCAGAGCCTGGAGTCCGAGACGAAGGAGCCGTGA
- a CDS encoding NAD(P)-dependent oxidoreductase: MPAHTEQHTATTPASSVSSGAAGGTTPTPTVTVLGLGPMGRALAGAFLDAGLRTTVWNRTPGRDGELVARGAIGAGSAAEAVAASPLTVVCVVNYDASDAILRTPAVTEALKGRTVVNLTADTPHRARDTAAWAAEHGVGYLDGAIMTPTPTIGTPDGVFLYSGDADLHRAQRPVLDALGGTHTHLGEDIGRAATFDVALLDLFWTAIAGYTHALALARAEGVSARELTPFAQGIAAILPPLFEEGAKEVDSGRHSGEGNPLTSALSTMTHIVEVSESHGIDASVMRSAEGFVRRAIAQGHGTDGFTRLTEVLDDRR, encoded by the coding sequence ATGCCCGCACACACCGAACAGCACACGGCCACCACCCCCGCCTCCTCCGTCTCCTCCGGCGCGGCCGGCGGCACCACCCCCACTCCCACCGTCACCGTACTCGGCCTGGGCCCGATGGGCCGGGCCCTCGCCGGTGCCTTCCTGGACGCCGGGCTGCGGACCACGGTCTGGAACCGTACGCCGGGCCGGGACGGGGAACTGGTGGCGCGCGGCGCGATCGGCGCCGGGTCTGCCGCGGAGGCGGTGGCCGCGAGCCCGCTGACCGTCGTCTGCGTGGTCAACTACGACGCCTCGGACGCGATACTGCGCACCCCGGCGGTCACCGAGGCCCTCAAGGGCCGCACGGTGGTCAACCTGACCGCCGACACCCCGCACAGGGCCCGGGACACCGCCGCGTGGGCGGCCGAGCACGGAGTCGGCTACCTGGACGGGGCGATCATGACGCCGACGCCCACCATCGGCACCCCGGACGGCGTGTTCCTCTACAGCGGCGACGCGGACCTGCACCGCGCCCAACGGCCCGTACTGGACGCGCTGGGCGGCACCCACACGCACCTGGGGGAGGACATCGGCCGGGCGGCCACGTTCGACGTCGCGCTGCTCGACCTCTTCTGGACCGCGATCGCCGGTTACACCCATGCCCTGGCGCTGGCCCGGGCGGAGGGTGTCAGCGCACGGGAGTTGACCCCGTTCGCCCAGGGGATCGCCGCGATCCTGCCGCCGCTCTTCGAAGAGGGCGCGAAGGAGGTCGACAGCGGCCGGCACTCCGGCGAGGGCAACCCGCTCACCTCGGCGTTGTCGACCATGACCCACATCGTCGAGGTCTCCGAGTCCCACGGCATCGACGCGAGCGTCATGCGGTCGGCCGAAGGCTTCGTCCGCCGTGCCATCGCCCAGGGCCACGGCACCGACGGCTTCACCAGGCTGACGGAGGTACTCGACGACCGCCGCTGA
- a CDS encoding antibiotic biosynthesis monooxygenase family protein: MSIVKINVLTVPAEQRETLEKRFASRAGVVESSDGFEWFELLRPVDGTDNYLVYTRWRDEAAFQAWMEGPMKQAHQGGGDRPRPAAADSSVWTFEVLQQTGPKTDS, translated from the coding sequence ATGAGCATCGTCAAGATCAACGTCCTCACGGTTCCGGCCGAGCAGCGCGAGACGCTGGAGAAGCGGTTCGCTTCCCGCGCCGGGGTGGTCGAGAGCTCCGACGGCTTCGAGTGGTTCGAGCTCCTGCGCCCCGTCGACGGCACCGACAACTACCTCGTCTACACCCGCTGGCGCGACGAGGCCGCCTTCCAGGCGTGGATGGAGGGCCCCATGAAGCAGGCCCACCAGGGTGGTGGCGACCGCCCGAGGCCGGCCGCCGCCGACTCCTCCGTCTGGACCTTCGAGGTCCTCCAGCAGACGGGCCCGAAGACCGACTCCTGA
- a CDS encoding winged helix-turn-helix transcriptional regulator, whose protein sequence is MRRRRAQDASVCGVTAAIAVIEGKWKTSLLWRLESGPHRPGELRRLLPGLSEKVLTQALREMETDGLVHREVHDVLPLKTVYSLTPFGRELSEALGPLSDWGHRRLETLSGASQSATSSP, encoded by the coding sequence ATGAGGCGCAGGCGTGCCCAGGACGCGAGTGTGTGCGGGGTGACCGCGGCGATCGCCGTGATCGAGGGGAAGTGGAAGACGTCGTTGCTCTGGCGGCTGGAGTCCGGCCCGCACCGTCCGGGTGAGCTGCGCCGGCTCCTGCCGGGGCTCAGCGAGAAGGTGCTGACGCAGGCGCTTCGCGAGATGGAGACGGACGGGCTCGTGCACCGGGAGGTGCACGACGTGCTGCCCCTGAAGACCGTCTACTCCCTGACCCCGTTCGGCCGCGAACTCTCCGAGGCGCTGGGGCCCCTGTCGGACTGGGGGCACCGACGCCTGGAGACACTCAGCGGAGCGTCGCAGTCGGCGACGTCATCGCCGTAG
- a CDS encoding DUF6959 family protein, which yields MASGRATAVRTPEDGVELMLDDWMERIEAELFTDPGNDAVVRLPPRRFPGVLIQGDSLSILRADVAGIVEACDQGDIAEARETAALVLSGLDELLARYTKALKDNGVPVPFHQAP from the coding sequence ATGGCTTCCGGTCGCGCTACCGCGGTGCGTACGCCGGAGGACGGCGTCGAGTTGATGTTGGATGACTGGATGGAACGCATCGAGGCCGAGCTGTTCACGGATCCAGGTAACGACGCGGTCGTCCGCCTGCCCCCGCGCAGGTTTCCGGGCGTGCTGATCCAGGGAGATTCCCTGTCGATTCTCCGCGCCGACGTCGCCGGAATCGTGGAAGCCTGCGACCAGGGCGACATCGCAGAAGCGCGAGAGACCGCGGCGCTCGTCCTCTCCGGCCTCGACGAGCTGTTGGCCCGCTACACGAAGGCTCTGAAGGACAACGGCGTCCCCGTCCCCTTCCACCAGGCGCCCTGA
- a CDS encoding HAD family hydrolase has product MTATTVLTARALLLDMDGTLVNSDAAVERVWRRWAERNGLDGTEIMKVVHGRQGYATMAVLLPDRPMEQNLADNARMLAEETADVDGVVPIPGAPEFLASLVAGGVPHALVTSADVALSTARMGAAGLALPEVRVTAESVGASKPDPEGFLKGAAELGVAPEDCVVFEDSEAGIRAGRAAGMRVVGVGERARPHGPDVVVPDLTTLRVEVAADGLIRLTVG; this is encoded by the coding sequence ATGACGGCCACGACCGTTCTGACCGCCCGCGCCCTCCTGCTGGACATGGACGGCACCCTCGTCAACTCGGACGCCGCCGTCGAACGCGTCTGGCGGCGCTGGGCCGAGCGGAACGGGCTGGACGGCACCGAGATCATGAAGGTGGTCCACGGTCGCCAGGGGTACGCCACGATGGCCGTCCTGCTGCCGGACCGGCCCATGGAGCAGAACCTCGCGGACAACGCCCGGATGCTGGCCGAGGAGACCGCCGACGTGGACGGCGTCGTCCCGATACCCGGCGCGCCCGAGTTCCTCGCCTCCCTCGTCGCCGGCGGCGTGCCGCACGCCCTCGTGACCTCGGCGGACGTCGCGCTGTCCACCGCACGGATGGGCGCGGCCGGGCTGGCGCTGCCCGAAGTGCGCGTCACCGCCGAGTCGGTCGGCGCGAGCAAGCCGGACCCCGAGGGCTTTCTGAAGGGTGCCGCCGAACTGGGCGTCGCGCCCGAGGACTGCGTCGTGTTCGAGGACTCCGAGGCGGGGATCCGGGCCGGGCGCGCCGCGGGGATGCGGGTCGTGGGGGTCGGGGAACGGGCCCGGCCCCATGGGCCGGACGTCGTGGTGCCGGACCTGACCACGCTGCGCGTCGAGGTCGCAGCGGACGGTCTGATCCGGCTCACGGTGGGATGA